The genomic DNA CCAACGCGCTTGGGACTGCGCAGCGCGGCCCAAATTGTGTAAGCTCTCATTCAACGATCCTTTGTGCCACTTGATAGCGCGAAAGCTGCGTCGGAAATGGTCACCGCAGCAAATCGCAGGCTGGCTCAAACGCAGATATCCTGATGAAGAGCAAAATCGCGTGTCACACGAAACGATATATCGCAGTCTCTATGTCCAAACTCGCGGGGTTTTGAAGAAGGAATTGCAGGAATGTCTGCGCAGTCCACGTGCGATCCGACGCTCCCGGCATGCCACTCAGAAGGGACTTGAGTTACGCAAAATCAAGAATGCTGTTTCAATTAGCGAACGCCCAGCAGAGGTAGAGGATCGTGCCGTTCCGGGGCATTGGGAGGGCGATTTAATCGCGGGATCGAACAACAGCTACATCGCAACGCTTGTGGAGCGCCATTCCCGTTTTGTGATGTTGGCCAAAGTCACGAACAAAGACACCCAGAGCGTGACGACAGCCTTGATCAAACAAGCACGAAAGCTTCCCAGAGAACTCTACAAATCCCTGACTTGGGATCGTGGATCAGAGATGGCGGGGCATCGAAAATTTACCGTTGCCACAAATATCGATGTCTATTTTTGTGATCCTCAATCTCCGTGGCAGCGCGGCAGCAACGAAAATACCAACCGCCTTCTCAGACGGTGCTTTCCCAAAGGCACCGATATATCCGGATTTAGCCACGCTAAGCTCAGCGCTGTCGCACGCCAACTTAACGAGCGACCAAGAAAGACCTTGCAATACCATACCCCAGCAGAGAAACTTGAAGCCTGTGTGGCAGCGACCCGTTGAAACCGGACTCGATCGGTCACGTTGACCACGGCAAGACGACGTTGACAGCAGCGATCACCAAGTATTTTGGTGAATTCAAAGCGTATGACCAGATTGATTGCGCGCCGGAAGAAAAGGCTCGTGGCATCACGATCTCTACGGCCCACGTGGAATAGAGACTGAAGCGCGTCAGTACGCCCACGTCGACTGCCCCGGCCACGCCGACTACGTCAAAACATGATCACTGGTGCTGCGCAAATGGACG from Octadecabacter antarcticus 307 includes the following:
- a CDS encoding IS30 family transposase — translated: MKYRTRTSYTDQQKSEMWDRWQRGDSMGSIGRHFNRASSSIFPHLVRTGGIRPADRARSQCALSLIEREVISRGLVTKQSFRLIAQNLNRSPSTISREVRRNGGRQAYRATPSDQRAWDCAARPKLCKLSFNDPLCHLIARKLRRKWSPQQIAGWLKRRYPDEEQNRVSHETIYRSLYVQTRGVLKKELQECLRSPRAIRRSRHATQKGLELRKIKNAVSISERPAEVEDRAVPGHWEGDLIAGSNNSYIATLVERHSRFVMLAKVTNKDTQSVTTALIKQARKLPRELYKSLTWDRGSEMAGHRKFTVATNIDVYFCDPQSPWQRGSNENTNRLLRRCFPKGTDISGFSHAKLSAVARQLNERPRKTLQYHTPAEKLEACVAATR